The region CGCCGTTGCCTACAACAAGGACAACAATATTTCCTTTGCTCTGGACCGCAAGGCCTTTGACCGCGCGTTCCGTCAGCAGAGCACCACTGGCCTGTTCGATATCACCGTTGAAGGGGGCGAGACCTTCCCCGCACTGGTCAAGACCGTGCAGATGGACAAGCGCCGCCGCACGCCCATTCACGTGGACTTTTACATGGTCACCTACGGTGAGCCCATCGAAGTGTCTGTCCCGGTGCACACCACGGGCAAGAGCCAGGGCGAAATCATGGGCGGCCTGGTGGACATCGTGCTTCACAACCTGAGCATCGTGGCTCCTGGTCCCCGCCGCATTCCCCAGGAACTGACCGTAGATGTCAGCCGCCTGAACATCGGTGACCACATCACTGCCGGTGATGTGAAGCTCCCCGAGGGCTGCACGCTGGCCGTGGCTGCAGACAGCGTCGTGATCAGCGTCCTGCCGCCGCGCATGACCGCTGATGAAGCCGCTGCTGAAACCCAGGCTGCCCAGGTGGCTGGCCTGGTCGCCGCTGGTGAACTGTCCGAGGAAGCCGCAGCCGCTGTGCTCGAAGGCGACGCGAGTATCGAGGAGATCAAAGCCGAGGCCCACGCCGCCGAAGGCACCCAGGCCGAGGGCAGCACCGAAGAAGGCCAGCAGCAGTAACTTCTGCGCTTCAGGGCCGGCACCTTCTAAGGTGCCGGCCCTTTGCTGTGCTGGCCAGGACAGTCTTCTCCTGCACGAACTCAGAGAACTCATCTCATACAGCCGCTGCCCCTAGAAGCCGCTAAGAGAGAATCAAGAGAAAAACAGGACGCCTTCACAGAGCTTACGGAGCTTCGTGGA is a window of Deinococcus deserti VCD115 DNA encoding:
- a CDS encoding 50S ribosomal protein L25/general stress protein Ctc — protein: MELNAKPRKSQEKLAEGLIPAVAYNKDNNISFALDRKAFDRAFRQQSTTGLFDITVEGGETFPALVKTVQMDKRRRTPIHVDFYMVTYGEPIEVSVPVHTTGKSQGEIMGGLVDIVLHNLSIVAPGPRRIPQELTVDVSRLNIGDHITAGDVKLPEGCTLAVAADSVVISVLPPRMTADEAAAETQAAQVAGLVAAGELSEEAAAAVLEGDASIEEIKAEAHAAEGTQAEGSTEEGQQQ